The Cydia pomonella isolate Wapato2018A chromosome 22, ilCydPomo1, whole genome shotgun sequence genomic interval gttatgttcTTTCGCTTATCACAACGTTTGTTGTGACAGACGACAGACAACTCTGCGTGCCAAAAGTTCTGACGGGCTTTCAGTAACTgtcattataactaatattacaattacctaATGTTGGTATACTGTATTagccatactattttattaacatccaagcaaaactctgcgttgacatagactagataaaatgttgagccgttacgttggtaagcctggaataatactatatgatataaaagcctAATTTCTAGCTTGATATtggaaatatataaagtttactaTTACTGTTTCGTCTAGTATTATTGCAGTTTACTATTTATCAGCTATCGTGacctatttttatcgtaaatatgattttaaagcaaaaaacgtGAACAAAATAACGGAATAGTGTGGtaattgacagaaacacacGTAGCATTTTTGCCATATTTGGCAACATCAAGCGCTGTGATCGTTCCGGCTTCCCCCACCACCCGCTTTGCACGCTTCCAATGCGAGTAGACCTCAATTCTTTTGCCGGCGCAGTCAACAACAACGCATATTCTTAAtgttgaacttggctctcattttacatatatttttgatggGTTAGATGTTACGTGGTAGCTTCTAAATCTAACTCAGTGGGCGGTGCTTTGCGGTTATGGGTTAGTGCCCCAGTAAAAATACGATTTCGCAAGGAATTAAATTATAATGGcagatacatatttttatttcgttctaattcgatatttttacataatgtaTGCATTCTACAACATTTTCATTCGGTAATTAGTTTATATGGCATTTTTTGCACAAATAAGCACCGATTtttccatttaaaatattaagtttcTTGAAGAGCGCCTTACTTATAATCTGGATACtaacggtagtgcccccgccaccTACCTTTTCttgaagcgcttcgtcgttttttttgaaccctcataactttgatttggattataccagataaacaaaattctccgGATATGATGTCAAgtcgaaaccataaggctcgcactgtcaaaaagttatcagatctctttaAGAGCCacgcttctaactctacaagccttaAATTCACAAACTCTACGTCTTATACAAAATATGTGACTTgacgtttcgttactacaagaactatgtataataaaaataatgaatagtgaataaatttttcacctcacgcttatgtgacggtagcgaaacagCCAAGCCACAGGGTctccattttttgataaaatgaataggtattttcagaaataatcgctccgaaagagaaaaaaaatgtgtgtctctccccccctctaacttttgaaccatgggttcaaaaaatatgaataaaatcttgAAGCAAAAGCTTAACAAGcattttcaatgaaaactatagcgaacatgatcggtctacCCGTTTTTGAAGTATTGCTAAAAGTCTTATATTAAATTTAGTTCGAATATGTCCCGGAGATATTTTTCAGTACCTACCTGCCTATATGTTGCTACATCGATTCGATATCGGTACTCAAACTCTCTAGAAAACTTTGCTACGATGTGACGTATGCAAACGTACTAGCATTCCAGAAACCACAAAGAGGTTTCCCACAACATTCTGCAACACGATAAAACCAGCTAGTGAGCTACACGTATGTAGAGAGTACCAGGGTCGTAAAAGAACTTATATATCTAACTGTGGTTTAACATACCTACCGGCATTTCAGAAATCGCGAGGAGCTCTCCCCCAACATTCTGCAAGACGTGAAAATCCTAGTGGTACCAGGGCCGCAGAACGTGTTCACAGATGACGAGCTAGCGTGTCTGAAGAGCGTGGTGGAGCGGGGAGATTCGGTACTTGTGGCGATGACTGACGGCGGGGAGGAGCGTATGAACAcgaatattaacttttttttggaGGAGTACGGAATTGTTGTGAATAATGGTTGGTTTGTTTATCTCGTAAGCCTGTAAAGTTTAAAGTATTTATGGGACTTAGATGAGTTTCTACTACTGAATGTAGTAGGTAGTGTAAAAACACTAAACTGGGTGATTTTGGAGTCGTGATCCTGAATTCCAAAAACGTGTTAAGATGGTCATACTAAACTAATTTCCCCATGGAACTAAccacaaaatcgcgaaaaaatctAATGAACACTTTGAGGGCCCGAAGTAGACGAAACGTATGGGCCAGGGCCAGgggtaaaaatgtatatttttttcacgattttcatATTGGTTCCATGGGTAACCTTGTTTAGACCATCTTAATACATGTTTGACATTCGGGGTCACGACCCCAAAATCCTTATATTAACTTGAAACTAATGAAATTGTggtattatttaatatgttatattatCAGGTATCAATTGACACTATTCTCTTTAGGATATTTTCAGTATGAAAATTAGAAAAGTTAcatacggcccaattcgaagaatgattaagacacgtgtatgatcttggaaagatcgataactaaacgacacgtaaaattgacgtttatttcgattccgctaggatcccaataagatctatgcgtgatatttctaacgtcagtgacattggttgcccgaatcgagctgcttctgtcaattatatgacatacaaacgatatctaaatgagaacttatctaaaccagtacttatcgttatcgtatttcattcttcaacCCAagcctcaacacaagccttattgagtttactgtgggacttagtcaatttgtgtaataatgtcctataatatttatttatttatttattcttcgaatcgggccgttattaaGCTGACAAACCGTCCGATGTGAAGTGATTCCGTTTCTTTGCTTACGGGTGTTGTCAGTCCAACGTGTCAATGATGATACTCGCTGTGTTTAATTACTTTGATTATTTAGATGGATAGGTATTTAAGAACAGTTTCAGGCCTTACTGATTGAAAGTAACTTGTAAGATAAACAATAATGAAGATAAGGACTAAGTAAGATTTTtcagtacatttatttttatttttaatttttttttttttaatttatttatccaaaaaaagttggtacaatatatatttacataatatttcgccaaacataacgtttatcggcgaatgttgcactcacttacagtttttgtgtacccgatcttatcttatgaactatttatttatctaagtatttatgattatgacttattctaagtattatatgtatgtatgtaggtgtgtattgtttttcttatctgAAAAAACTAGTTGCCCAAGCTTGggatctttttatatattttatttattatttttatggtttgATATAAGTTTGACGTTCCAAAAACTTTATGTTGCAGTTGTGTTTAATTTGACATATTTCCTCTGTAAAAGTTTTAGCAAATTTTGTACATATAATGGGCGCCGAGGCCgttttacctaaatattttaatattactgAATCAACAGTGGGCTTTGGGGCCCCCAACCAACTATTTATAGTATTCCATAATTTTCTAACAttattttcacaattttttatttcattttgctTGTAACGTTGTTTAGAcatgtatatgtacctattagttAAGTTTCTAAAATTCGTATAATTTAGTCTATTAGTAACACTTTTTGGGTTACATTTCCAAACTCTAAATAGTTCGTCCCGTCTTTTAATCATCTTATAAACTGCGTTGTTTGCAGATTGCGTTGTGCGTGCGAAATACCACAAGTTCTACCACCCGAAGGAATGTCACATCTCGAGCGGTATCTTAAACCGCGCCGTGGCCAAGCAGATTATGAAGATGCCCAACTACGCGAGCGAATCAGACGACTTTCTGTAAGCCATGTAGCCTTGGTACCTAGCTGTTCACCAAGCATTTTATCACTAATGTACGCGACCTTTTAAACATCCTTTTGAGCTCGCAGTTCCTTACAAAAGTACGTAAGCGGAGATCTGACGTACTTGTACGAGTGTAGCCAAGTCGATAAGCGTTGTTAATTAAATGTCTAGGGTATATAGTTCTTGTAAACTATGGTCTCCTAGTAAGGATGCTGTAGTTTACAAATCTCAGGAACAGATTGAGCGATTTCTAAAGTGATCATAATATATGCATCTGCACTTTATACATAAGTTTTTTTAACCTTTctattatcaaaaatatacgaAGGTTTCTGCTTAAACTTTAAACCGTACCTTTACCTATCAGGTTTGTGCTAGGTACTAAACGGTCCATAAGAATAACATTAtatttctatctatctataaaacgaaataatagtaaaatacaaaataattaagtgaaataaataagcctaaagggtctagccgcaatcctatagtgaaactgcccctggctgaaatgtatacctttcttagaagcgtttattggtcttattataagatatcattttacaatatttcaagcctggaatccccttggtttggataaaaaaacaaaaatatataaaatcttttttaatttttctaagctaaactaatggttagatttctttgaaattctgATTATACATagcactaatagcaatacattttcaaaaaaaatcaaggttctaacttatttacaaaggcctaaaaaaatatttttttttgtttaaatttttttttaattatttacaaaagggcgacaacctcaatttttaggtatttaatgcacaatacaatattgtatgaaatatatttttttcataaaaatccatttgGGGCAACAAGGTCAAAAAGCCCTTCTTCTGTTATTCCTTCTTTAGAAACTTAGATGTCGGATATTTTCGGCTTACTAACAGTTTCGAACAGGTAAAATAATGGAAACAGAGATGAGATGAGAAGTTGactttgcattatttataattgtttgaaGTGAAGAGCCGGCGACGCCCAATTTCGTGTACCCGTACGGCGCCACGCTGACGGTAAAGCGGCCAGCGGCGGCCATCTTATCCAGCAGCGACGTGTGCTACCCGGTGAAGAGGCCCATCGCAGCACTATATACTTCTGAGAAGAGTGGAGGTAATGATTAAGGCTCCGTCGTAATAATTAGTTTGATTTAGAGAAGAGTCGGCGAAGCCCAACTTCGTGTACCCGTATGGCCCCACGCTGACGGTGAATCGGCAGGCGGCGGCCATCTTGTCCAGCAGCGATGACTGTGTGCTACCTGGCGAAGAAGCCCATCGCAGCGCTATACACTTCTGAGAAGAGTGGAGGTGATGATTAAGGCTCTGTCGTTATAATTTGTTTGATTTAGAGAAGACTCGGCGTCGCCAAATTTCGTGTACCCGTAAGGACTCACACTGACGGTAAAGTTACCCGGTAAAGAGGCCCATCGCAACGCTATACACTTCTGAGAAGAGTGGAGGTGCAGATAATAAGgctctatttattttaatgtcattAGCATGCAGTCGTTGGGATGGAGTTAGGATCGACATACACTCTGTGTGAGCTTATTGCGGGCACAGCTAAGTAGTATAATTGGTATGGTGATTTCAAGTCCCGAAGCACTTATTCAACTCTGCTTTTTGGGTGAGACGAAATTTCCCTAAGTTCTCTCTACATTTTCACtgaaatactcgtatttataagTTGCCATAGAAGTACATCCTGTTCATCATAACAACATAGTCCATGTATCTGCAGGAAAGTTATTCGTTATCGGTTCGGGCCACTTCTTCGCCGACCAGTACCTGGAGAGCGAATGCAACGACCTCATCCGAGAGAAGATCTTCGATCACCTTGGCGGGATCGCCGAGCTGCACCTCAACCCCGTGGATGTCGAGGATCCAGACGTGAGTCACATTTATCAGAGATTTAATCAAAGACGCGCAGAAGGCCTTTCAAAGATTGCATATACTATAAGTATTTCGACCGGACATCCGTGGCCGGGTGGTCTAGTGGTCAGGACGTgagccgcgtaagctgaagacgccaGGTCTATTCCAGCCTCGGCCAACAAAAGGCTTGGTCCCTTTAtctttaatatatgacatctatttaaGTTGATAATTAAGGTGTTTTAGGAATGGAAATTCATGTGCAACTCCTTCTGTTTAACCTATGCTGGCTGCTGGCTTGACAGCCTGTAAAATCGCAAGTGACAAAACATCAGCTCGTCACCTTTCATATTCTATGTATCTGACCTTTGCATATTCTATGTATCTGAGCCACATGTCTCTAGGGAGTTCCTGGCTAGCGAGAGACTAGAGGTACATAGTGAGTTTTGCTGAAGGTGTCGCAAAAATCGCGACTGTTGTTACGTAGATAAAAACATACCGCTGTAATATCTGTTTGGCAGGTCAATGAGTACCGCACAATTGGTGACACAATGTGGCTCTCGTCTGTGCCGCTCCCTGAGCCGGccacggcgccgccgccgcgcctcaCCCCGCTGCACCCGCACGCGCTCTTCTCCTGGCGTTTGTTCTCACTCAACCTCGCCCGCCGTGAGTGTTTAGATAAATACTAAATACTGCACGATTAGCAGTCCTATAAAAATTCATCAACATTCTATATATTACGTTCATATTAATACTGCTAACTAACAGAATGATTAGGAATGATAATTATCATTAAtgaaccctttgaacgccaagagccactaaagtggtcgtgtgctgttATGCCCAttacgccaacgaccactaaaggggTCATGGCAGATGCTGTCAAAGCAATATTACTGTTGAcggataaggtttaaattcgtttctcaccAGTCGAGATGTTGGCGTGTCTGACTCATTTTGATGCGAGAGCATTTACGTCataatacatatgtacctaccttTATGCGATGATGTAATAAGGTGTACCGTTAAGGTCGGTAGACATCATAATATCAACAGCATAATCACGACGGGTTGAACCCAAACATCGCAGTGTATCTTCTCTGTGTTTCAGTACCCGAAGTACTAGGGCTGTATGACGCGCTAGGAGTCAAACACGAGCCACTGCGGCTGATAGCGCCGCAGTTCGAGACGCCTTTCCCGCCATTACAGTTAGCGGTAAGACAAAAACCAGACATATGTACGTAGTATATCTATTATATAACTGGTTGGTGCCATCCCTCTTCTACACGTTGGACTACACACCAACCAAGAATAGCTATTTATAGAATATAGCCTATATATAGCCTatatgccttctggcattaagttcgccatttgtaaatttttcttgatgtgtgcaataaagtttaaataaataaatatagctatTATAGCCTTATTGATTACTTCTATGGTTTTAAAGAGATATATTTGTGGTCTCATATTTTACAGACTACATTTATTTACGGACTAGCCTCAGCCCGCTTATCCGTTAAATTTATAACCACTTCGTAACCTCTCTGAGAGGAATttcaaaaaactaattatttaggCATACGTTGATTTCATAGTAGTATTAGTTATacatatagtacctgggcgaccgagcgttgctcggttataactatttattgtaatagtatgatggtgtataggtgataatcttaactacatttttttactaaattaaacttgtctaaaacaataaaaattacaaaatatatatatataaacttgaacatatataaaaaaaaacaaaagttagtcaccgggcgagattcgaacccgtaacactcatttctagcagtccgcgtcttaacccgctcggccagacggacagtggccggcaacacgaaattagcgatcatattctgcgtcgaaagaaaaacgcatgaaaactcgaaaatacgcgttttcccaaacataagactaatctagatcaattgtatacccccaaaaacccccatataccaaatttcagcgaaatcgttagagccgtttccgagatcacagaaatatatattatatatatacatatacaagaattgctcgtttaaaggtataagatatacagggcgtcccaagactatgggacatcaagggaaagtaccttaaatataagacataggatattttgctaaaaggagactttattttatttttaaaactgagtaatactgcattcaaagatttaaaagaataagttactttgtctggaaatcgaaccgagtcaaatgtgaaaaaaaaaacatcatgtatttttatgatgccaatcgaaagaatgcacaaaaaataagtcatctcagaaatatgatatcgcaaaataaatgaatagagtaaaatttttgataaaaattttactgtattcatttcagaaaaagtaagcaattttcaatttttttttttagaaattctttgaatgcaatattacttacttttaaaaattacctctaaataaagtcttctttcagcaaaatatcctatctacgatatttaaggtactttcccttgatgtcccatagtcttgggacgccttgtatatacatataatagaatattaaataagtagTAGTAGACGATTCatagtatataaaataagtagTAGTGCCTAGTTAATATCTACCTAGTGActctttaaattttttaagcttaacgcgaggtctacaggtCGCAGAGCCACTAGTGTTATTTTATTAGCTTCTGTCTGTGACTTCGACTGCGTGGGATGatgaggatgatgatgattgataaaaactatcctatgtccttcctcgACTCTCAACCGATCTCCATGAGATCTCCGTAAGCATGCAGAGGTAACAGACCGACAAACGGAAAAACTCTCAGTACATATTCAAGACTCGGAGCAGGGGATCAAAATAATTGTTGAAGATCAACGTAAGACTATATCAATTTTACAACACGCGTGCAGTAATTCAGGACTTTCCAAATATATTTGAAGGCTGAATCCCTCACGTTTGATCTTTTCATAGGTATTCCCTCCGACATTCCGCGAGCCCCCACCCCCGCCGTTGGAGCTGTTTGACCTCGACGAGGCTCTGAGCTCGGAGCGCGCCCAGCTGGCCCGGCTCGCCAATAAGTGTCTTCAGCCTACCGCGCGACTAGGCGAAGGTAAGCTTTTAGGCCTTAGATTTTTTCCAGGTGTTCCCCAATATTCCGTAAGGGGCCCCTTCTCCGCGGCTGAATCTGTTCGACCTGGACGATGCTCATAGCTTGGAGCGCGCCCAGCTGACCTTTCTCGCCAATAAGTGCCGGCAGCCCACCGCGCGACTAGGCGAAGGTAggcttttccttttttttcccGCAACATTCTGCGAGCCCCCTCCCAACTATTTGACCTGGATGAGGTTCTTAGCTCGGAGCGCGCCCAGGTAGCCCGGCTCACCAACAAATGCCTGCAGCCCACCGCACAATTAGGCGAAGGTACGCTCTTAgatgttatttagatatttccCTGGTGTTCCCCCAACATTACCCGAACTTATCAAATTTGGCtgtataaaaatgtatcaaattTATCCGTTCCATAGCGACGCGTGGCAATCATTGCTAATCACCAGAACTGGTGAGAGCCGCATGTACTTGTAGCGGCGCGACGAAATCGCAGAGTGAGCCACGCCTGCCGAGGGTTCATCTGGCAGGCTTTTTACGTTAGATAAAAACAAGTACCATAGGAAAAACATCTTAAGACAATGAATAAATATAGTCTATCCGAAATCAAAAGCAACCATATGTATTAAGCGACACCCCAATAACGCGTTCCGTGCATGAAATTCAAATTTATCTGAAACAGGTGACGGAAGCCATATTGAGAACGAGTTGGAATACCTGGTCCAGGAATGCGGGCGCGTGGTGCGGCTTTCCCGCGCGCTGCCGCCCGACACGCCGCGCGGCAAGACCATTCTGCACCAGCTCGCCACGCAGCTCGCCACTTTCAAGAAACTCGCCGTCAAGGACTAGTccatctaagctaactttggacaaggctcggaaaccggttaaattaaCAAACTGTTATCATATACTAGGTGCAtaaacttttaatttcggtttcgttcgtaaaaccgtcAATTTTTTAacggtttttaggagaacatttccataaagttcttgtcggattaaccggtttaaaacaataaaaaccggtttctacctatgtcggtgtcttcgtttacgcggcacaccaccaggccggccggccgtctTGTCGCTCGCCTAACAatccggtttatttaggttacaataaagttcttaaaacgatCCCGTTTAtttgaaagttcggagtaaaaccgaaataaaccgatATTTacagctatttttaaaaccggttccgagccttaaCTTTGCACCGATTTAAACTGAACCAAGCGAAgaatgtcattataaacgtcatgttAACATGGAAATTGGACATTAACGGtaacattgccacactttgccATTGCAAATGATATTCAGAGTTAGTTTGataccttgactcgtaatgcCATGTTATATAATGTTATATACTATTCCATATATGAATACTACGCTTGTTATGAAGCTTTTGATACCTGTTCAGTACCAATACATCTGTATAATATCTatctgtatatgtataatatctatataataatgtaaaaacaAGATCTCATTTGGTTAATAAATTAGTCTTGTGTTCAAATTTTTGaacatttattgtacaaaaatatcaaaagttTCGATATCTCACTGTAGTAAATACCAATTTAAACGGTTGTTCCtgttatacctacataaaaacagtcatataataataatatatttagaaaataagtgaagtaaataaatacaagtttGCATTGTTACAAGTTTTCTTTTTACACgtgaacatttttatatatttcaaaacTTTATTCATATCCATAaaatatattgtgcaataagttTTGCTATCGACAGAGGGCAAAGCAAtacttataaaaacaaattaaaagcaTAAAGTTAGTGAGAACCTTATCGAT includes:
- the LOC133530245 gene encoding intraflagellar transport protein 52 homolog: MKTTVNTILFDVSKNEIFKINENYKLLHRKLKSTWKVMINREELSPNILQDVKILVVPGPQNVFTDDELACLKSVVERGDSVLVAMTDGGEERMNTNINFFLEEYGIVVNNDCVVRAKYHKFYHPKECHISSGILNRAVAKQIMKMPNYASESDDFLEEPATPNFVYPYGATLTVKRPAAAILSSSDVCYPVKRPIAALYTSEKSGGKLFVIGSGHFFADQYLESECNDLIREKIFDHLGGIAELHLNPVDVEDPDVNEYRTIGDTMWLSSVPLPEPATAPPPRLTPLHPHALFSWRLFSLNLARLPEVLGLYDALGVKHEPLRLIAPQFETPFPPLQLAVFPPTFREPPPPPLELFDLDEALSSERAQLARLANKCLQPTARLGEGDGSHIENELEYLVQECGRVVRLSRALPPDTPRGKTILHQLATQLATFKKLAVKD